Genomic segment of Streptosporangiales bacterium:
GTACACAGATCCGGCGCGCGGCGGGAGCATCCGCGCGAGACCGCGCAGCAGCGTGGACTTGCCGCACGCGTTCGGACCGACGATGACGGTGAACGAGTTGTCAGGGATGTCGACGTCGAGCCGGTCGACCACGACGCGCTTGTCGTACGCCAGGGTCAGCTCGGTGGCGCGCAGCCGCGCGGTGTCCGTGGTCGTCCTGCCTGCGATGTCGGCCGTCATCGGGCACGCATCCTTCCCGAACGCCATTCGCTGGCCAGCAGCCAGGCGAGGTAGACACCACCCAGCGCGCCGGTGGCGAGTCCGACCGGCAGGCTCGCCCCCGGGATCACGTGCTGCGCGACGAAGTCGGCCGCCACCAGCAGCAGCGCCCCCATGCACGCGGACGGGCCGAGGTGCGGACCGTGCGCGCGGGTGAGCCGGCGGACGAGTTGCGGTGCGGCGAGCGCGACGAACACGATCGGACCGGCGACCGCGATCGCGACCGCCGGCAGCGCGGTGCCGAGCACGATGAACGCGACCCTCGTGCGCTCGACCGGCACCCCGAGCGCGCTCGCGGTCTCGTCGCCCATCTCGACCAGGCTCAGCCTGTTGCCGAGGACGAGGATCACGGGCAGCAGGACGACCATGGCCACCGCGATGAGCCCCGCGTTCTCCCACGTCTTGGCGTTGAGGCTGCCGTAGAGCCATAGGTGGGCGGCCTGCGCGTTGAGCAGGTTGGCCTTGGCGAGCATGTAGG
This window contains:
- a CDS encoding iron chelate uptake ABC transporter family permease subunit; translation: MRFHLRSAVVCVLLLAGTVVTGVVSIRFGDPPVAVGTTIDVFLGRADFADAFIVVQLGLPRIATAILVGAALGTSGAIFQSLARNPLGSPDIIGFNTGAATGAIAAILYLPDVAFGAGAFAVAAGITTALAVYLLAWNRGMRGYRLILVGIGVTALLGSVNAYMLAKANLLNAQAAHLWLYGSLNAKTWENAGLIAVAMVVLLPVILVLGNRLSLVEMGDETASALGVPVERTRVAFIVLGTALPAVAIAVAGPIVFVALAAPQLVRRLTRAHGPHLGPSACMGALLLVAADFVAQHVIPGASLPVGLATGALGGVYLAWLLASEWRSGRMRAR